The following nucleotide sequence is from Fusobacterium sp. DD2.
ATAGGAACACCAATAAGAAGAAAAACGGCAAAAGCTCCAAATAGTATTAATCCAGTCATTACTCTTTCACCTCTTCTTTATTTGAATTACTACTCTTACATATTAAAATCAAATTTATCAATTGAACTATTGTTATAATTCCAAAACTTAGCACAAGTGCAAAATAAGGTATAGTCATAGGTATTTGTAACCCTGGTGATTTCTGTCCAGAACGTATTTGTTGCTGAACTAATAGTATTGACTGATAAAAAATCGCCGAAGAAAAACCAATTACTAATAATTTTGAAATAATTACTACAATTTTTCTAGTTTTTCCTTTTAATTTATCCACAGCACCAGTTACTGCAATTTGTGTTCCATCTCTTAACCCAAGTTCAGTTCCTAGTAAAACCATATAAATCATTGAATATTTAGCTGCCTCTTCAAATCCAGAAACTGGTATTTTAAATATATTTCTATTTACAACTTGTATAAAACAAGCTAATACCATTATTGAAAACGAAATAACCATAATAAAATTTTCTGTCTTTTGCAGAGTTCTTTGTATGTTTTTCATTTAACCCCCTCTATGAATTAATTCATTACTTATTTTTAAACTCTTTAAGAGTATCTTCAACTGCTTGTTCCCATTCTTTATCAAATGTAAAACCTTTTTCTTTTGCTTTTTCTTTATATGCAGCTTGAAGTGTTGGTATATCTATATCATAAAATTGAACACCTTTTTCTTTTAATTCTTTTGTTGCTTCTTCATTAGCTTCAACCAAATATTGTCTTTGAGCATTTACACCTCTTTGAACAGCTTCTAAAAATGGTTTTTGTAAATCTTCAGGTATTTTATTCCATGCTGCATCTGACATACATAAAACAATATATACGAAAGCATGTTGTGTATTAGTAATATTTTTAGTTACTTCATAATATCCAGATGCCAAACAGTTAGCTGTTGCATTTTCTGCCGCGTCGATAGTCCCTTGCTGTAATGCTGTAAAAACATCGTTATAAGACATCGCTATTGGCATTGCCCCAAATGATTCAAAAGCAGCTTGGTGATATTTATTTTCCATTGTTCTAATTGTAACACCTTTAAAATCATCCATATTTTTTATAGGCTTAGTTGAAAAAGTATTTCTAAAACCAGATTCCATAAAACCAATAACATGTAATCCATGTTTTAATGCTTCTCTTTTAATTAAGTCCCCTACTTTACCATCTACTGCTGCATGTGCTTCATCTGCATTAGCCCACAAATAAGCTTGGTCTAATATTCCCATTTCTGGAATAAAGTTTGTTAAAACAGAATTTGCACAAGTTGCTATATCTAAGTTATTTCCCATTGCTAATTCAACTGTATCTCTTTCTCCACCAAGTGATCCCCCAGCATATACTTCAATTTTTATTTTTCC
It contains:
- a CDS encoding TRAP transporter small permease, translated to MKNIQRTLQKTENFIMVISFSIMVLACFIQVVNRNIFKIPVSGFEEAAKYSMIYMVLLGTELGLRDGTQIAVTGAVDKLKGKTRKIVVIISKLLVIGFSSAIFYQSILLVQQQIRSGQKSPGLQIPMTIPYFALVLSFGIITIVQLINLILICKSSNSNKEEVKE
- the dctP gene encoding TRAP transporter substrate-binding protein DctP, whose translation is MNLKKLFAMGAILLSVGILSGCGDKEASSGDSNKPIEFKLSLVDPESSNFAKGANKIASEVDAATNGKIKIEVYAGGSLGGERDTVELAMGNNLDIATCANSVLTNFIPEMGILDQAYLWANADEAHAAVDGKVGDLIKREALKHGLHVIGFMESGFRNTFSTKPIKNMDDFKGVTIRTMENKYHQAAFESFGAMPIAMSYNDVFTALQQGTIDAAENATANCLASGYYEVTKNITNTQHAFVYIVLCMSDAAWNKIPEDLQKPFLEAVQRGVNAQRQYLVEANEEATKELKEKGVQFYDIDIPTLQAAYKEKAKEKGFTFDKEWEQAVEDTLKEFKNK